In Drosophila teissieri strain GT53w chromosome 2R, Prin_Dtei_1.1, whole genome shotgun sequence, the following proteins share a genomic window:
- the LOC122614617 gene encoding uncharacterized protein LOC122614617 isoform X1, which translates to MDCHHRIEVPLRAGKKMKKRRELDALIASQSSSGKRANRRVPGATNSQDKLLSVSTDDPEDYAWTNVAGSRRSHRKIAYFRMCGPLLFGIMGILIVGILYWLYFDLRQQLTDYRQKIEEVSAMSKNFPDTLQRWHETSSYLLKNQTAVISEINELQKSMESLRNNFSNLEAAVAAQRNHGKDEKLVADFGAKIEAVATDIEAIKEHYNKYTEMQKTLQADTEALKLNLSQLPTLQSNALPANITDDIAALNKTTFNSFKLLANDLKNVNNTLSQTTKILSEEISLHKTKIDDLLDRSENITSHVATISNSWPEYKQKVTSFDESLEKIEKEITLANSKNNMLAASVDQLKNFCIQSMGSIKAPSGEDGTVVPKPEAIAAKQEVIKPSANATVKLQEPLKL; encoded by the exons ATGGACTGCCACCATCGCATTGAAGTGCCCCTGCGGGCCGgaaagaaaatgaagaagcGTCGGGAGCTGGACGCCCTGATAGCCTCCCAGTCGTCCTCGGGCAAGAGAGCCAACCGGAGAGTCCCCGGAGCCACCAACTCCCAGGACAAGCTGCTCTCCGTCTCGACCGACGACCCTGAGGATTACGCATGG ACAAATGTCGCTGGTAGTCGCCGCAGCCATCGGAAAATTGCATATTTCCGCATGTGCGGTCCGCTTTTATTCGGCATTATGGGCATTCTGATTGTGGGCATTTTGTACTGGCTCTACTTCGATCTGCGCCAGCAACTCACCGACTATCGCCAGAAGATCGAAGAGG TGTCTGCCATGAGCAAGAACTTCCCGGACACCCTCCAAAGATGGCACGAGACTTCGTCCTACCTGCTGAAGAACCAAACAGCCGTCATTTCGGAAATAAATGAGCTGCAGAAGTCCATGGAGAGCCTGCGTAACAACTTCAGCAATCTGGAGGCGGCCGTGGCAGCCCAGAGAAACCACGGAAAGGACGAGAAGTTGGTGGCTGACTTCGGGGCCAAGATAGAAGCTGTGGCCACCGACATTGAGGCCATCAAGGAGCACTACAATAAGTACACCGAGATGCAGAAAACACTGCAGGCCGACACAGAAGCCTTAAAG CTCAATCTCTCGCAACTACCGACGCTTCAGTCCAACGCTTTGCCGGCAAACATAACGGATGATATTGCTGCGCTGAACAAAACCActttcaattcatttaaacTACTGGCCAACGATCTAAAGAATGTGAACAATACCCTAAGTCAAACAACGAAAATCCTCAGCGAGGAAATATCTCTGCACAAG ACGAAAATAGACGACCTGCTGGATCGATCTGAAAACATTACGTCCCATGTGGCCACAATAAGTAACAGCTGGCCGGAATACAAGCAGAAAGTAACCAGTTTCGATGAGTCTTTagagaaaattgaaaaagag ATAACGCTGGCAAACAGCAAGAATAACATGCTGGCTGCTTCCGTGGATCAGCTGAAGAACTTTTGCATTCAGAGCATGGGTAGTATTAAAGCTCCCAGCGGCGAAGACGGCACCGTAGTTCCCAAg CCCGAAGCGATTGCCGCCAAGCAGGAAGTCATAAAGCCGTCTGCAAATGCCACAGTGAAGCTCCAGGAACCCCTGAAGCTGTAA
- the LOC122614617 gene encoding uncharacterized protein LOC122614617 isoform X2: MDCHHRIEVPLRAGKKMKKRRELDALIASQSSSGKRANRRVPGATNSQDKLLSVSTDDPEDYAWTNVAGSRRSHRKIAYFRMCGPLLFGIMGILIVGILYWLYFDLRQQLTDYRQKIEEVSAMSKNFPDTLQRWHETSSYLLKNQTAVISEINELQKSMESLRNNFSNLEAAVAAQRNHGKDEKLVADFGAKIEAVATDIEAIKEHYNKYTEMQKTLQADTEALKLNLSQLPTLQSNALPANITDDIAALNKTTFNSFKLLANDLKNVNNTLSQTTKILSEEISLHKTKIDDLLDRSENITSHVATISNSWPEYKQKVTSFDESLEKIEKEITLANSKNNMLAASVDQLKNFCIQSMGSIKAPSGEDGTVVPKSFNV; the protein is encoded by the exons ATGGACTGCCACCATCGCATTGAAGTGCCCCTGCGGGCCGgaaagaaaatgaagaagcGTCGGGAGCTGGACGCCCTGATAGCCTCCCAGTCGTCCTCGGGCAAGAGAGCCAACCGGAGAGTCCCCGGAGCCACCAACTCCCAGGACAAGCTGCTCTCCGTCTCGACCGACGACCCTGAGGATTACGCATGG ACAAATGTCGCTGGTAGTCGCCGCAGCCATCGGAAAATTGCATATTTCCGCATGTGCGGTCCGCTTTTATTCGGCATTATGGGCATTCTGATTGTGGGCATTTTGTACTGGCTCTACTTCGATCTGCGCCAGCAACTCACCGACTATCGCCAGAAGATCGAAGAGG TGTCTGCCATGAGCAAGAACTTCCCGGACACCCTCCAAAGATGGCACGAGACTTCGTCCTACCTGCTGAAGAACCAAACAGCCGTCATTTCGGAAATAAATGAGCTGCAGAAGTCCATGGAGAGCCTGCGTAACAACTTCAGCAATCTGGAGGCGGCCGTGGCAGCCCAGAGAAACCACGGAAAGGACGAGAAGTTGGTGGCTGACTTCGGGGCCAAGATAGAAGCTGTGGCCACCGACATTGAGGCCATCAAGGAGCACTACAATAAGTACACCGAGATGCAGAAAACACTGCAGGCCGACACAGAAGCCTTAAAG CTCAATCTCTCGCAACTACCGACGCTTCAGTCCAACGCTTTGCCGGCAAACATAACGGATGATATTGCTGCGCTGAACAAAACCActttcaattcatttaaacTACTGGCCAACGATCTAAAGAATGTGAACAATACCCTAAGTCAAACAACGAAAATCCTCAGCGAGGAAATATCTCTGCACAAG ACGAAAATAGACGACCTGCTGGATCGATCTGAAAACATTACGTCCCATGTGGCCACAATAAGTAACAGCTGGCCGGAATACAAGCAGAAAGTAACCAGTTTCGATGAGTCTTTagagaaaattgaaaaagag ATAACGCTGGCAAACAGCAAGAATAACATGCTGGCTGCTTCCGTGGATCAGCTGAAGAACTTTTGCATTCAGAGCATGGGTAGTATTAAAGCTCCCAGCGGCGAAGACGGCACCGTAGTTCCCAAg AGTTTCAATGTTTGA